In the genome of bacterium, the window ATGGTCATTTCGTCGGATTGCCACGCCGGGCTGAAGCCGGAAGATTACCGCGACTACGTGGACCCGAAGTACCGCGATGCTTTCGATGCCGCGCTTCCGATCCAGATCGAGATGACTCGAAAGGCGGCCAAGAAATTCCTGGTCGACGAGATCAACGAAGAATGGCGCAAGGGGCATGAGTCCGGCCTCGAAGGTGCCTGGAATCACGCGGACCGGATCAAAGTACTCGACGCCGATGGTTGTGCCGGTGAGATCGTCTTCCCGGACGGCATCACCGAGATGAACATGCCGCCTTTCGGTGCCGGACTCGCGCTCCCTACGGAAGGAATCTCACCCGAACTGCAATGGGCCGGTGCTCGCGCCCACAATCGCTGGATCGCCGAGTTCTGTTCCATCACTCCGGAACGCCACGCCGGACTCGCCATCGTTCCCATGCTCTGGGACGTCGACGACGCGGTCAAGGAAGTGCGTTGGGCCCGAGAGAACGGCTTGCGGGGCATCATGATCCCGACCCAATGGGGCAAGCTCGATTCGTACAGCCACGAAAAATACGACCCCGTCTGGCGGGTATGTGAAGAACTCGAGATGGTGCTCAACATCCATTCGGGCGCCGCTCCGATGGACGACTACGGCAACGGCTCCGGGATGATGGGCTCCTACATCAGCGAGGTCGCCTTCTTCGCTGCGCGCCCCATTACCTTCATGATCTGGGGCGGCGTTTTCGAACGCTTCCCGGGACTCAAGCTGATGGTGACCGAGGCCACTTCCGTATGGGTGCCAGAGTATCTCGCCCTGCTCGACTTCCGTTACGAAGACACACCCTATAGTGCGAAACTCGGTGACTACACCAGTCATCTTCCCTTGAAGCCAAGCGAGTACTTCCGCAGGAGCGTCTTCCTGGGCGCTTCGTGCATGCCGCGCAGGGAGGCCGTGCTGCGCCACGAGATCGGCGTAGAAAACCTGATCTGGGGCTCCGACTATCCGCACCCGGAAGGCACCTGGCCCGATACGAAGAAGCAGATGGTCGACACCTTCCACGATGTCCCCGAAGACGAACTCGCCCTGATGGTCGGCGGAAATGCGGCCAAGCTCTTCGGCTTCGACACAGATAAACTGGAAGCCATCGCCGCAGAAATTGGACCGCTAAAGAGCGACTTCGTCACCACGAGTTCGAAGCAGTAGTCTGTCTGCGAACGCCGGAAACTCCGAACCGATTGCGTACAACCCCTGAACCGAGAAGAACTAAATGCATCGAGCTACAGAAGCTGAATTGAAGCAGTACCACGACCTGGGTTTCTTCGTGCGGGAGAACGTCTTCTCCGCGGAAGAGATCGAAGGAATGCGAGCCGGCGCCGAGAACGCCCATGGTCAGATCCTGGAAGCGGCGAATCAACCCGATTCCGGTGCGATCGAGCAGGTGGACAACCAGAAGTACCAGTCCGTACTCGGATCGAGGATCAAGTGGGAGTGGAGTGACGATCTGCGCGCAGTGCGCTCCATGGAGCCGACCGGCCACCTCGATGCCCGCCTCGATGCCGTAATCGATGACCCGCGCCTGTACCAACCCGTCGCTTCGATCAACGGATGCGAAACCCTCAGTGTGTTCAGCGACAAGCTGAACGTGAAACGCCCCGGCGGCGCGCCATTCCCGTGGCATCAGGAAGGCCTGTACTGGGAAAACGGCGCCGAGGATCTGGGATCCGTCGTGAGCACGCTGACCTACCTCGACGATGCGACGAAAGAGAACGGTTGCCTCTGGGTCATCGCGGGCAGCCATAAGCACGGCAATCTGAAGGGTCTGGAGGATCGCGGCGTACTCGGAGCCCTGTACACCGATGTGGAACAGATCGAAGGCGAAGCCATTCCGACCGAGCTATCCGCCGGTAGCGTGCTCTACTTCCATCGCGACATCGTGCACGGCTCGCAGACCAATCGCACCACGTCCAGCCGCCGTGTATTCGTCATCGCGTATCAGGCGGGCGGCCTGCACGTCTGGAACACCGACATAAAGCGCGAAGTCCAGTTAGTGCGCTGAACCGTGCCCTTCGGGGTGGTCCGGCCGGGTCGTTGTCGCTCGCCCTCGGAACGATCTGAAGCCGGGCGGGCCGGTCAGGAGATCAGCCCCTCATCCCGACGCTTCGCTTTCGCGTACGCCTTGAACTCCGGACCGTCCCAGGCCCGATGTTCTCCTTGGCGATAGGCCTGCGCATTGCGCAAGTAACTCCAGGCGTTCACGCGATTCTCGGCCGAGTTGTCGCGCTGTTTGATGACCTTGCCGGGAACGCCCGCGACGATCGAGTTCGGGGGAATGATCGTTCCCTCCGTCACCACGGCCCCAGGTGCGACAATCGATCCGCGACCGATCACGGCGCGATCCATGATCACGGCGTTGATGCCGATCAGGCAATCGTCTTCAACAGTCGCACCGTGGACGGTGGCATGGTGAGTGATCGAGCAGAAGTCACCGATCGTGGTCGGATCATCGAAGCCGACGTGGATCATGGCGAAGTCCTGGATATTCGTATGACTACCGATCCGCACTTCCTGGGCTTCGGAGCGAATCACGCACTTGGGCCATAGCGAACAATCCGGGCCGATAACGATGCGACCGTAGAGTTCTGCGCTCGCAGCAATCCAGACCGACGAATCGATGTTCTGCATATCTTGATCTGCACTCACACGCCCAGACTGCGGTATCCTGATCGTCATGGCAACGTCTCCGAAACGGGTTCGCGAACTGGACCGCGCGCGAGCGCGCCCCGAGGAACTCTCACCGAAGACCCGGAGTTGAGTCGTGTGCGGACGCTACACTCTGTTCAGTGACAAAGAAGCCCTGGCCGAGCGCTTTCGCTTTCCGTCGACTGAACTCGCCGAGCTCACACCGCGTTACAACATCGCCCCGACCAGTCAGATCCTGACGGTTCGCGCGCAAGACGGCGAACGCCAGCCCACACTCATGCGCTGGGGTTTGATTCCGCACTGGGCCAAACCCGGACAGAAGCTACCGCTCATGATCAACGCGCGAGTCGAAAGCGTGGCGGACAAGCCCGCATATCGCACAGCGTTGAGAACACATCGTTGCCTGATCGTCGCAAACGGCTTCTACGAGTGGCAGCCAGCGATCGGCCCGGCCAGGCGCAAGCTTCCGCACTGGATCGGGCTCGCGAACCGCGAGGCGTTTTCCATGGCGGGGCTGTACTGCTCGCGTCGCGTCGAAGAAGAACTCCTGAACGAGCGCGAGTTGAGTTGCGCGATCGTGACCTGCCCTGCGAACGAAGCCGTTGCGCCGATTCACGAGCGCATGCCCGTGATTCTACATCCGGAGGCCGAGGCTTCCTGGCTCGACCCAGAACTCGACGGAAAGGCCGAAGAACTCTTGCGACTACTAAGGCCCGTACCCGCGGAGAGCTTGCTCACTCAAGCGGTGGGCTTCGGCGTCAACTCGGTCAAGAACGACGACCCGTCACTCCTGGAGCCGGGTGAAGATCCGCAACTCGGGTTCGATTGACGTTCTGAGATCCAGTCGGAACTTCAGTCGTCCCTCACCGCGAGCACGACCTTGCCAAAGTGCTCACTCGCCGAGACGACCTCGTGCGCGCGCTGCGCTTCGGCCAATTGCAGCACGCGATCGATCTCGGGTCCGATCTCGCCACTCACCAGCGCTTCGCCAGCCCGCTGCCAGAAACGACTCACGATCTGCGCCTTCTCCGCATCCGGACGGGCGCGCAAGGTGGACCCGATCACACTCAGACGGCGAACCAGGATCGGACCCAGGTTCACCTCGGCCTTGGCTCCCCCCATCAAGCCGATCAAGACCAGACGCCCCCCAATCGCCAGACACTTCAGATGCTGAGCCAGATAGGGCGCACCGATCGAATCGAAGACCACGTCCACACCCCGGCCGCCGGTCAACTCCAACACCCTGGGCGCGAATTCAGCTTCGCGATAGTTCAGCGCGTGGTCGGCGCCCAGATCGATGCAGCGCTTGCACTTGTCGTCACTCCCGGCCGTCACGATCGAAGTGACACCGGCGTGCTTCAAGAGCTGAATGGAACACGTTCCGATACCGCTGCCACCGCCGTGAACGAGCGCAGCCCCTCCGCGGGGAACCCCTGCGAGCTGAAACAGGTTCAGGTCGCAGGTGAGAAAGACCTCCGGTATTCCCGCGGCATCGATCAACGAGATCCGCTCGGGAATGGGCATGACCGACCCGGCATGAACGACCGCGCGCTCGGCGTAGCCACCACCGGACAGCAACGCCATCACGCGATCCCCGACAGCAAATCCCTCCACACCCTCCCCGACCTCGTCGACCGTCCCTGAACACTCCAGCCCCAGGATCTCTGAAGCCCCCGGAGGCGCCGGGTACATCCCGCGAGCCTGCAGCAAGTCCGCACGATTGACGGCCGTAGCCGCCACGCGAATGCCGATCTGGCCCTCTCCGACGCTGGGGGCCGGGATTTCGCCGAGCACCAGTTTGACGTCCTTGCCCTGCCCCTCAACCCGAATCGCTCTCACATCACCCTCGCTTCAATTTCTTGTGGTTCGAAGAATGGGTCCAGCTCCGCCAGGACACT includes:
- a CDS encoding amidohydrolase, with product MVQNGLGTARTRFACNRSQEGVQVMERYMVISSDCHAGLKPEDYRDYVDPKYRDAFDAALPIQIEMTRKAAKKFLVDEINEEWRKGHESGLEGAWNHADRIKVLDADGCAGEIVFPDGITEMNMPPFGAGLALPTEGISPELQWAGARAHNRWIAEFCSITPERHAGLAIVPMLWDVDDAVKEVRWARENGLRGIMIPTQWGKLDSYSHEKYDPVWRVCEELEMVLNIHSGAAPMDDYGNGSGMMGSYISEVAFFAARPITFMIWGGVFERFPGLKLMVTEATSVWVPEYLALLDFRYEDTPYSAKLGDYTSHLPLKPSEYFRRSVFLGASCMPRREAVLRHEIGVENLIWGSDYPHPEGTWPDTKKQMVDTFHDVPEDELALMVGGNAAKLFGFDTDKLEAIAAEIGPLKSDFVTTSSKQ
- a CDS encoding phytanoyl-CoA dioxygenase family protein is translated as MHRATEAELKQYHDLGFFVRENVFSAEEIEGMRAGAENAHGQILEAANQPDSGAIEQVDNQKYQSVLGSRIKWEWSDDLRAVRSMEPTGHLDARLDAVIDDPRLYQPVASINGCETLSVFSDKLNVKRPGGAPFPWHQEGLYWENGAEDLGSVVSTLTYLDDATKENGCLWVIAGSHKHGNLKGLEDRGVLGALYTDVEQIEGEAIPTELSAGSVLYFHRDIVHGSQTNRTTSSRRVFVIAYQAGGLHVWNTDIKREVQLVR
- a CDS encoding gamma carbonic anhydrase family protein codes for the protein MTIRIPQSGRVSADQDMQNIDSSVWIAASAELYGRIVIGPDCSLWPKCVIRSEAQEVRIGSHTNIQDFAMIHVGFDDPTTIGDFCSITHHATVHGATVEDDCLIGINAVIMDRAVIGRGSIVAPGAVVTEGTIIPPNSIVAGVPGKVIKQRDNSAENRVNAWSYLRNAQAYRQGEHRAWDGPEFKAYAKAKRRDEGLIS
- a CDS encoding SOS response-associated peptidase, whose protein sequence is MCGRYTLFSDKEALAERFRFPSTELAELTPRYNIAPTSQILTVRAQDGERQPTLMRWGLIPHWAKPGQKLPLMINARVESVADKPAYRTALRTHRCLIVANGFYEWQPAIGPARRKLPHWIGLANREAFSMAGLYCSRRVEEELLNERELSCAIVTCPANEAVAPIHERMPVILHPEAEASWLDPELDGKAEELLRLLRPVPAESLLTQAVGFGVNSVKNDDPSLLEPGEDPQLGFD
- a CDS encoding NAD(P)H-quinone oxidoreductase: MRAIRVEGQGKDVKLVLGEIPAPSVGEGQIGIRVAATAVNRADLLQARGMYPAPPGASEILGLECSGTVDEVGEGVEGFAVGDRVMALLSGGGYAERAVVHAGSVMPIPERISLIDAAGIPEVFLTCDLNLFQLAGVPRGGAALVHGGGSGIGTCSIQLLKHAGVTSIVTAGSDDKCKRCIDLGADHALNYREAEFAPRVLELTGGRGVDVVFDSIGAPYLAQHLKCLAIGGRLVLIGLMGGAKAEVNLGPILVRRLSVIGSTLRARPDAEKAQIVSRFWQRAGEALVSGEIGPEIDRVLQLAEAQRAHEVVSASEHFGKVVLAVRDD